Proteins from a single region of Acidimicrobiales bacterium:
- a CDS encoding HNH endonuclease signature motif containing protein, giving the protein MVHASYEALIRGHTTDGETCDVPGLGPVPVTFARTLAHDALLKTVITKGTDVAVISTDRRYVPAPVRAALIARDRACVVPDCSARHHLQIHHWRTDYAHDGPTQLDNLARLCRPHHDLITYTGWTLTGGPGHWDFRPP; this is encoded by the coding sequence ATGGTCCACGCGTCCTACGAGGCCCTCATCCGCGGCCACACCACCGACGGCGAGACCTGCGACGTCCCCGGCCTCGGACCCGTCCCGGTCACCTTCGCCCGCACCCTGGCCCACGACGCGCTCCTCAAGACCGTGATCACCAAAGGCACCGACGTCGCCGTCATCAGCACCGACCGGCGCTACGTCCCCGCCCCCGTCCGCGCCGCGCTCATCGCCCGCGACCGCGCCTGCGTCGTGCCCGACTGCTCGGCCCGGCACCACCTCCAGATCCACCACTGGCGCACCGACTACGCCCACGACGGCCCCACCCAACTCGACAACCTGGCTCGCCTCTGCCGCCCCCACCACGACCTCATCACCTACACCGGCTGGACCCTCACCGGCGGACCCGGGCACTGGGACTTCCGGCCCCCGTGA